The following are from one region of the Candidatus Equadaptatus faecalis genome:
- a CDS encoding FAD-dependent thymidylate synthase — MAIYVKLLASTPEAAKVVAAAAKLCYSPSTAAELFEDLDSEKITGFLNGLRKSGHASPFEHASFTFAIEGLSRVATHQLVRHRVASFSQQSQRYVGMEGQFCIVPESIKAIPEAAELFEKQTKAAAECYEKLVALGVAKEDARFILPHGMETRIVVTMNARELHHFFALRLCKRAQWEIREVARQMCVLAKEAAPQLFTLAGPSCVTQGRCTEAHSCGNPYPNMEAMLKN; from the coding sequence ATGGCAATTTACGTGAAGCTGCTTGCCTCTACGCCCGAAGCCGCCAAGGTGGTGGCGGCGGCGGCCAAGCTCTGCTACAGTCCGTCAACCGCAGCGGAGCTGTTTGAAGATTTGGACTCTGAAAAAATAACAGGCTTTCTTAACGGTCTGCGCAAATCAGGCCACGCGTCGCCTTTTGAGCACGCAAGTTTCACTTTTGCGATAGAAGGGCTGAGCCGTGTGGCAACACACCAGCTTGTGCGCCACCGGGTTGCGAGTTTTTCGCAGCAGAGTCAGCGCTACGTAGGCATGGAAGGGCAATTTTGCATAGTTCCGGAAAGCATCAAGGCAATTCCCGAAGCTGCTGAGCTGTTTGAAAAGCAGACGAAGGCGGCTGCCGAATGTTATGAAAAGCTTGTTGCTCTCGGCGTTGCCAAGGAAGACGCGCGCTTTATTCTTCCTCACGGCATGGAGACGCGCATAGTCGTTACAATGAACGCGCGCGAGCTTCACCATTTCTTTGCCCTGCGCCTTTGCAAGCGTGCTCAGTGGGAAATCCGTGAGGTGGCGCGTCAGATGTGCGTGCTTGCCAAAGAAGCGGCACCGCAGCTCTTTACGCTTGCGGGTCCGTCCTGTGTCACGCAGGGACGCTGCACAGAGGCACATTCCTGCGGCAATCCGTATCCGAACATGGAGGCTATGCTTAAAAATTGA
- the rpmE gene encoding 50S ribosomal protein L31, producing the protein MKKDIHPKYEKCTVTCACGNTFETRSTIGDMRVSICSACHPFYTGKKGRVVEAGRLEKFRQRYAGVNYGQRNTEESK; encoded by the coding sequence ATGAAGAAGGACATCCATCCCAAATATGAAAAATGCACGGTTACCTGTGCGTGCGGCAATACGTTTGAAACACGTTCAACGATAGGCGATATGAGAGTTTCAATCTGCAGCGCCTGCCATCCGTTCTACACGGGCAAAAAGGGCAGAGTCGTTGAAGCAGGACGCCTTGAGAAATTCCGCCAGCGCTATGCAGGTGTCAATTACGGACAGAGAAACACGGAAGAAAGCAAATAG